The following proteins come from a genomic window of Gimesia sp.:
- a CDS encoding efflux RND transporter permease subunit translates to MLRALIRFSIREPLIMFCVTAVLVGFGWMSVRDVPIDAIPNIGENQVIIFTAWPGRSPKDVEDQVTYPLSVSMLAVPDAESVRGKSLFGYSFVQVTFKDSTDFYWARSRVAEQLGTAAALLPEGVVPTLGPDATGLGQVLYYTLEPPPGMNLAELRSLQDFVVKYELQAVPGVSEVASVGGYVRQYQIEIDPDKLRFHNIPLNQVIDAVRKSNIDVGAKTVESGGMEFIIRGRGFIGAEQSTEKAVGDIEQTVIRSEEGVPIRIRDLGRVQLGPEFRRGAIDLNGVEAVGGVVVMRFGENPRKVIDRVKAKMAQIEPGLKGVNFKLVYDRTGLINETISTLTDALTQEVIITAVVILLFLLHLRASLVVAITLPIAVLMAFIAMNVFGIDANIMSLAGIAIAIGTMVDMGIVISESIYDALAQWETEGRPGGKEQRLRVIYEAASEVAPAVVTAVMTTVVSFFPVFMLTGRDYKLFAPLAWTKTFSITAALIVAITLVPLLSRLFLNSNPRPWRQRLIVSVVFALVCGILTWSFGADFLRWLPLSLPVLTLIAVGLAGISCFWLLGERLRPVDENPVARLIHYLYEPTLRFFMRHKYLFFTGPTLIVLLGLGSWVGMPTVLKPLEKGARALGVEPNEVPGWVEVKHLFPGLSTNDWIALDEGSWFYMPTLYPAASFSQAMEVLQTQDALISEIPEVENVLGKIGRIESALDPAPAAMIETYVMLKPVDQWRPGVTTNDIWDQINAVATLPGVTPASPLQPIEGRVVMLQSGIKASMAIRIYGDSLDGLAQASIAVADHLKQIPQVNAATVNPDIVLGKPYVEFDVSRETAARYGMSTAMVNEVIETALGGSNVTRTVEGRERYPIRVRYERNLREQIDELNRLPVVTQSGEIIPLSLLAEMKTTWGPGVINSEDARLVAYVSFSPSGQAGALETVDTVENSLRTAQQEGSLDLPAGYALQAVGSFQNQIEANQRLMWVVPLVIFTNLFIIYLQFRNLSIALTVFAGIPVAFAGGMIFLGWNQIEINTAVWVGFIALFGIAVDDGVVMATYLDQVFTRKRLNTSEDIRNAAVQAGLKRIRPCLMTTFTTIIALMPVIFSTGRGSDVAKAMAWPVVGGMTVELITLFVVPVLFVAYKEFKMNLGLDDPHWAGVED, encoded by the coding sequence ATGTTGCGTGCCCTGATTCGTTTCAGTATTCGTGAGCCGCTGATCATGTTCTGTGTGACCGCGGTTCTGGTCGGTTTTGGCTGGATGAGCGTCCGGGATGTGCCCATCGATGCGATTCCCAACATCGGTGAGAACCAGGTGATCATCTTCACGGCCTGGCCGGGTCGGTCTCCCAAAGATGTGGAAGACCAGGTGACTTACCCATTGTCGGTGTCGATGCTGGCAGTTCCCGATGCCGAGTCGGTGCGGGGGAAAAGTCTCTTCGGTTACAGCTTCGTGCAGGTCACCTTTAAAGACAGTACCGATTTCTACTGGGCCCGTTCGCGGGTCGCCGAACAACTGGGAACGGCGGCGGCTCTGTTGCCGGAGGGCGTGGTGCCGACTCTGGGGCCGGATGCCACCGGGCTCGGGCAAGTGTTGTATTACACGCTCGAACCACCGCCGGGAATGAATCTGGCGGAGTTGCGGAGCCTGCAGGATTTTGTGGTCAAATACGAATTGCAGGCGGTGCCCGGCGTCAGTGAAGTAGCCAGCGTGGGAGGTTATGTCCGGCAGTATCAGATCGAAATCGATCCGGATAAACTGCGGTTTCACAACATTCCCCTGAATCAGGTGATTGATGCCGTTCGCAAATCAAACATCGATGTGGGTGCGAAGACGGTGGAATCCGGAGGGATGGAATTCATTATCCGGGGCCGTGGTTTTATTGGCGCCGAACAGAGCACCGAGAAGGCGGTCGGTGATATCGAACAGACGGTCATTCGTTCTGAGGAGGGCGTACCTATCCGAATTCGCGATCTGGGCCGCGTACAACTCGGGCCGGAATTTCGCAGAGGGGCCATCGATTTAAATGGCGTCGAAGCAGTGGGGGGCGTCGTCGTGATGCGGTTCGGCGAAAATCCCCGCAAGGTGATCGATCGCGTCAAAGCCAAGATGGCCCAGATCGAACCGGGGCTGAAGGGCGTCAATTTCAAACTGGTTTACGATCGTACCGGCCTGATTAACGAAACGATTTCGACATTGACTGACGCATTGACACAGGAAGTAATCATCACCGCGGTGGTGATTCTGCTGTTCCTGTTGCATCTGCGGGCCAGCCTGGTGGTGGCGATCACACTCCCCATTGCCGTGTTGATGGCGTTTATCGCGATGAATGTGTTTGGCATTGATGCAAATATCATGTCATTAGCGGGGATCGCGATCGCGATTGGGACGATGGTGGATATGGGGATTGTGATTTCCGAGTCGATCTACGATGCGCTGGCCCAGTGGGAAACGGAAGGGCGTCCCGGGGGGAAGGAGCAGCGACTACGTGTGATTTATGAAGCGGCGTCTGAAGTGGCCCCGGCGGTCGTGACGGCGGTGATGACCACGGTTGTCAGTTTCTTTCCCGTCTTCATGCTGACCGGACGTGATTACAAACTGTTTGCGCCGCTGGCCTGGACGAAAACCTTCTCGATTACCGCGGCCCTGATTGTGGCGATCACGCTCGTTCCCCTGTTGAGTCGACTGTTTCTGAATTCGAATCCCAGGCCCTGGAGACAGCGTCTGATTGTGTCGGTCGTGTTCGCGCTGGTCTGTGGAATCCTGACATGGTCTTTCGGTGCGGATTTCCTGCGGTGGTTGCCATTGAGTTTACCGGTGCTGACGCTGATTGCAGTCGGGCTGGCGGGAATCAGCTGTTTCTGGCTGCTGGGCGAACGGTTGCGTCCTGTCGATGAAAACCCGGTTGCGCGGCTGATTCATTATTTATACGAACCCACGCTCCGCTTTTTCATGCGGCACAAGTACCTGTTTTTTACTGGCCCGACACTGATTGTGTTGCTCGGTCTGGGAAGCTGGGTAGGCATGCCCACAGTGCTGAAGCCTCTCGAAAAAGGAGCCCGGGCGCTGGGTGTCGAGCCCAACGAAGTGCCCGGCTGGGTTGAGGTGAAGCACCTGTTTCCCGGACTGTCAACGAATGACTGGATTGCCCTCGATGAAGGGAGCTGGTTCTATATGCCGACGCTCTATCCTGCAGCCAGCTTTTCCCAGGCGATGGAAGTGTTGCAGACTCAGGACGCATTGATCAGTGAGATCCCCGAGGTTGAAAACGTGCTGGGGAAGATCGGCCGGATTGAATCGGCCCTCGATCCCGCTCCCGCGGCCATGATTGAAACATATGTCATGCTCAAGCCCGTCGATCAGTGGCGGCCCGGTGTGACTACCAACGATATCTGGGATCAAATCAACGCGGTAGCAACACTGCCCGGCGTGACACCCGCGTCTCCCCTACAGCCGATCGAAGGGCGCGTGGTCATGTTGCAGAGCGGTATCAAGGCGTCGATGGCAATCCGAATTTACGGCGACAGTCTGGATGGGCTTGCGCAAGCATCGATCGCTGTTGCCGATCATCTCAAGCAGATTCCCCAGGTCAATGCCGCGACCGTGAATCCGGATATTGTGCTCGGGAAACCGTATGTCGAATTTGATGTGAGTCGGGAGACTGCAGCCCGATACGGGATGTCGACCGCGATGGTGAATGAGGTGATAGAAACGGCGCTGGGGGGATCAAACGTGACACGGACTGTCGAGGGCCGCGAACGCTATCCGATCCGCGTCCGTTATGAAAGAAACTTGCGGGAACAGATTGACGAACTGAATCGACTGCCCGTGGTCACACAATCAGGAGAGATCATTCCACTTTCGTTGCTGGCAGAGATGAAAACCACCTGGGGCCCCGGCGTGATTAACAGCGAAGACGCACGGCTGGTGGCTTACGTCTCTTTCTCTCCTTCGGGGCAGGCAGGGGCTCTGGAAACCGTGGATACCGTTGAAAACAGCCTGCGGACTGCGCAGCAGGAAGGTTCGCTGGATCTGCCGGCAGGTTACGCACTGCAGGCGGTCGGATCGTTTCAGAACCAGATTGAAGCCAACCAGCGGCTGATGTGGGTGGTGCCCCTGGTGATCTTCACCAACCTGTTTATTATCTATCTGCAGTTCCGCAATCTGTCGATCGCGCTGACCGTGTTTGCCGGGATACCGGTCGCGTTTGCCGGCGGTATGATCTTCCTGGGCTGGAACCAGATTGAGATCAACACGGCAGTCTGGGTTGGCTTTATTGCTTTGTTTGGTATCGCCGTTGATGATGGCGTGGTAATGGCAACATATCTCGATCAGGTATTCACCCGGAAGCGACTCAATACCAGCGAGGATATTCGCAATGCAGCAGTGCAGGCAGGGCTCAAGCGGATTCGCCCCTGTCTGATGACAACATTTACCACGATTATCGCGCTGATGCCCGTGATCTTTTCGACCGGTCGCGGTTCCGATGTGGCCAAGGCGATGGCCTGGCCGGTGGTTGGCGGGATGACTGTCGAACTGATTACGCTGTTCGTGGTGCCCGTGCTGTTTGTGGCTTACAAGGAATTCAAGATGAACCTGGGACTGGATGATCCTCACTGGGCAGGCGTGGAAGATTAG
- a CDS encoding efflux RND transporter periplasmic adaptor subunit translates to MTSSSTNDQPQNSPDTKPHPEGKSARWWLRKLLPTALFLAVGLLLIVLVGLAQRVGWIQSGTSPAASISDGGKETTYTCPMHPQIRQPQPGRCPICGMELVPAAKKGANIDELAVTIEPAQRRLANIQTAEVKTQAVNSTIETIGSIEIDESRQATIAAYIDGRIEKLFADYTGVEVEKGDHLAIVYSPELYAAQVELLEARKALKKMSSAALGVVREAQEKLVANSRQKLVELGMTEEQIQQLLASGKAESRLTIYAPMGGTVTEKLAEEGKYIKAGEPIYRIANLTTVWLMLELYPEDAARIRFGQQVDAELQSLPGKTLKGRVVFIDPTVNPQRRTVGVRVEFSNEHGQLRPGDYAKAQITVPIGPQGAVYDAELAGKWISPMHPQVIRDQPGDCPICGMKLVPTSRFGYSQEPVQQKQALTVPRSAVLMAGDHSVVYVETKPGRFELRNVTLGPMLGDTAVILDGVKPGEQVATSGNFLIDSQMQLSGKPSLIDPTKYQPNKKSKEKKGPLKFDSIQIEKLAGGTGTQLEKLYAAYFKIQKQFAGDQPVKESEATTLQKLAAQLAQDANLSPTVRQELQQIAENAAHLHHLSLKEARLKFKPISHAVVKLATQVRGATAKEAYQHFYCPMVPEGGGDWLQPDLKLVNPYFGSQMLRCGELVETFAPTGKVEKKSEHPSAGEAKPEKQPTSDQGGK, encoded by the coding sequence ATGACTTCATCTTCAACTAATGATCAACCGCAGAACTCCCCAGACACAAAACCGCACCCCGAAGGCAAGTCCGCCCGCTGGTGGCTGAGAAAACTGCTGCCCACCGCCCTGTTTCTGGCGGTGGGACTGTTACTGATTGTACTGGTGGGCCTGGCGCAGCGAGTCGGCTGGATCCAGTCGGGCACGTCGCCCGCCGCGTCGATCAGCGACGGGGGTAAGGAAACGACATATACCTGTCCCATGCATCCTCAAATCCGCCAGCCCCAACCGGGACGCTGTCCCATTTGTGGGATGGAACTGGTGCCGGCGGCGAAGAAGGGCGCCAACATTGATGAACTGGCGGTGACGATTGAACCGGCACAGCGTCGCCTGGCTAATATACAGACGGCGGAAGTGAAGACGCAGGCAGTCAACTCGACGATTGAAACCATCGGTTCGATTGAAATCGATGAGAGCCGGCAGGCGACAATCGCCGCTTATATTGATGGACGGATCGAGAAACTGTTTGCTGATTATACTGGCGTCGAAGTCGAGAAGGGAGACCACCTGGCGATTGTCTACAGCCCCGAATTGTATGCTGCCCAGGTGGAATTGCTGGAAGCCCGTAAGGCACTCAAGAAAATGAGTTCTGCTGCCCTCGGAGTCGTACGTGAAGCACAGGAAAAGCTGGTTGCGAATTCCAGGCAGAAACTGGTGGAACTGGGGATGACAGAGGAGCAGATTCAGCAGCTCCTCGCATCCGGTAAGGCTGAGTCGCGACTAACGATTTATGCCCCGATGGGGGGAACCGTTACGGAAAAACTGGCCGAAGAAGGGAAGTACATCAAAGCGGGGGAGCCCATTTATCGGATCGCCAATCTGACGACGGTCTGGCTGATGCTGGAACTCTATCCCGAAGATGCCGCCCGCATCCGCTTTGGTCAGCAGGTCGACGCCGAGCTGCAGTCATTACCCGGTAAAACCCTGAAGGGACGTGTCGTATTTATTGATCCTACAGTGAATCCCCAGCGACGAACTGTTGGTGTGCGGGTGGAATTCAGTAACGAGCATGGACAACTCAGGCCCGGCGATTATGCCAAGGCACAGATCACGGTTCCCATCGGTCCGCAGGGAGCCGTTTACGATGCGGAGCTGGCAGGAAAGTGGATCAGTCCGATGCATCCGCAGGTCATCCGGGACCAGCCAGGAGACTGTCCCATCTGTGGGATGAAATTAGTACCCACTTCACGATTTGGTTACAGCCAGGAGCCTGTTCAGCAGAAACAGGCACTAACCGTGCCCCGGTCCGCGGTGCTGATGGCCGGCGATCACAGTGTCGTGTATGTCGAAACAAAACCGGGTCGATTTGAACTCCGAAACGTGACACTCGGCCCGATGCTGGGGGATACTGCGGTGATTCTGGACGGAGTCAAACCGGGAGAACAGGTCGCTACGTCGGGTAATTTCCTGATCGATTCCCAGATGCAGCTTTCGGGGAAGCCGAGCCTGATTGATCCAACAAAATATCAGCCGAATAAAAAATCAAAAGAGAAAAAAGGACCCTTGAAGTTTGATTCGATTCAGATTGAAAAGCTCGCAGGGGGGACCGGTACGCAATTAGAAAAACTGTACGCGGCTTACTTCAAGATTCAGAAACAGTTTGCCGGTGATCAACCCGTAAAAGAATCGGAGGCGACCACCTTACAGAAACTGGCTGCTCAACTGGCCCAGGATGCTAATCTCAGTCCAACTGTCAGACAGGAACTGCAACAGATCGCTGAGAACGCGGCGCATCTGCATCATCTTTCGCTGAAAGAGGCACGCCTGAAATTCAAACCGATCAGCCATGCGGTGGTGAAACTGGCGACACAGGTACGAGGTGCGACAGCGAAAGAGGCGTATCAGCACTTCTACTGTCCCATGGTTCCCGAGGGGGGCGGGGACTGGTTGCAGCCGGACCTGAAACTCGTGAATCCCTATTTCGGCAGCCAGATGTTGCGCTGTGGAGAACTGGTGGAGACATTCGCCCCAACCGGGAAAGTGGAGAAGAAATCGGAGCATCCCTCTGCCGGAGAAGCGAAACCGGAAAAGCAACCGACTTCAGATCAGGGGGGGAAATAA